The genomic window CATACCAGCAGTTCGCTAGGTATGAAgactttctcctctccctcccactacctcGTTGCTTCTATGACATTATCTACCGCAGCATAGAGTAACGCAAGCTCTCAGCGGCTCTTGCCTACCTTGGCTTTACCACGGTTTTCGATTTCGTCACAACATAATCATCAACAAAGCCGTCCACCTTAGGTTGCAAGGAAGTGCCTTCCATGCCTTGCATACCTTCTCAGTGAGCATCGTCAGGCTGCCCGCTTCAGTGGGACTTTCCATCGTTTAACTTCCAGTTGTCCTTTAGAGCACAGAGATGCTTTCTCGTCCTGAGCGATGGTCTTGGTGGACGAAAACGTTTGATGGAAGTATGTCAGTGATTCTGCCACTGATATCAGTTGCTAACTGCTCTCCATGCCACAGTGCCCTCAGAATGCCCTAACAGCCTCCTTAACTGGACCACCGCCAACCTCGTCGCCATCAACTTAAAACATGACGTTGGTAATGCACGTCGGTCTGACCCAGGACGAGAGTGCGTATCCTCCGataggttgttcagtccaccagaCTTGTAGGTACTACTCTAGACAGTGAGACACGTCAACACCGTTATCAAGTATTCTAGCCATCGTCTCTACATTTTTCACCGACTCGTGACACTTGGAACCCCTGCACCTGATTCCACAACATTCCTTCCTCCCAGACTCAAGTACGCGTCCTCCTCCAAACGATTGACGCTGCCAGAAAGGGGCGCTCAACACAGAGACCCTCCCAATATTTCCAACCATCAtctggacctcatccaacaggTCAGGATGAAGCTTTTCTACCACTCTTGCCTCTGTTACCTCTTGCCACATGAGATCTCTCGTTCCCTTGTTGCAGTTCATCACAGCTGCAGTGCACCCTTACGAGCTGGTGCGGACCGCCACGCAACAGCCCCATCCTTACTATTCGGGATTTCATAGGTGATTACTAGACTCATATTAACTTACACATTTGTACTTGTGTAAAATATATTAATATCTACCTTTTTACTGCTGCTTTGTTTACGTTATAAATGCTTTCTCTACATTTTTAACTTTTTGCTCCAGTTATTTTAGTATATCATTCCTAGAATTATCTTAGTCAAAGGAAAAACttgaaggattttcttttttctgttatgtgtatgcctttctactcttaccatacTTATCTCTGAGTTTCTGACATTTTCCACGATCAaacacagcctcgaaaggacccagtggtctgttgctgtttgaagtcCTTCGCATCCCTGTGtattccaccatctctctctctctctctctctctctctctctctctctctctctctctctctctctctctctctctctctctctctctctctctctctctctctctctctctctctctctctctctcatgctagcAGAGTACTCCTCACAGagggctccccccccccgccttcctGGTACGGTCACAATGATACCTGATATGCGAGTGAGAAGTTATCTTGCCAGtgaccttctcgctccaaagaagcacaaagacctaGCAGaagaggtctagaggagggcagcaaagatggtaccggaattaagagagatgagtgaggagtgacATGATCATATACTCTACTTTTCTAAATCATGTTGGTTATGTACATACTGAACAATTTCTCGAAATATGTGGGATAGAACAGCAACAGGCCATACTTACCATGATATGAACGAAGAAACTTGTCAGAGGGGATGCAAAGGCGCACTTTTATGGTGTAAGGGTAGAGGGAGAactgaataaactgaatgagaaaaTAGGAAATGCAGATAGCATATAGAAGAATATAAGAAGTTGCATTATAGCAGATTGCGATGACTCCACGAGTGCAAAATTCCCTAAGAGACACACTCCTAAGAGACCCAAGTTAGAATCCACAAACAGGGCAGCCGTCTGGTCTCACAGCcgcctcagctgttcatcctcctcttttttttaggGCTGATCGTTAAACGGCACTTGGCGTAAGCTggggtacttatatatatatatatatatatatatatatatatatatatatatatatatatatatatatatgtgtgtgtgtgtgtgtgtgtgtgtgtgtgtgtgtgtgcgtaggtatATAAGGTTAAGATATAGCGTACATTCATGGTTAACAGActggacaacacgagtgtaaaacttttccCTCAACACAAAAATTGTAATTACAAATATCATTTACACACAAACATCGGGGAGGAGATTGGACGGTGGGATGCCACAAGGCGTGTGAGCGAGCCCCTCACATAATACTGATGAAAAAGCCCCTCACATAATACTGATGAAAAAGTTTGAATTCGGAAGGGAGTGGGAGCTACTGTGTGGTGTGAAGAGGTACAGCCGAGTGCAACGAAGATGGTCATGTAGAGAGAGAAGGTAAATCCTCCCACTGCCGCACTGCAGGACGGGAAGATAACACCGGAGGACGGGAAGATAACACCGGAGGACGGGAAGATAACACCGGAGGACGGGAAGATGTTAACACCCGAGGACGGGAAGATAACACCCGAGGACGGGAAGATAACACCGGAGGACGGGAAGATAATACTGAAGGATGGGAAGATAACACCGGAGGACGGGAAGATAACACCGGAGGACGGGAAGATAATACTGAAGGATGGGAAGATAACACCGGAGGACGGGAAAATCACGGGAGATACATTAGCTAGGTTTACAATCTTCGTGGACCATGATGATGTTAACGTACACCAGTTGCTTGAAATATGAAGAGAGAACAAAACCAGacgacacaacacatacacacgctccCCAACCTCAGCAAGCCACAAACTTCTAATGCTCAGGTCAGCACTGTTTCCCTCAGTAGCTCCCAGTCCTCACCTTCTCTCCTATCTTTGTTTAGTCTCACATTTTACCATTCAgtactcaatctttcctgacatTTCTTGACACAAGATTCCTTTCCGAGTTCATTCACTTCCACCACTCTCTTTCTACCGatatcatttcctcatttcataAAGCCTCTAAAAGTTCtcaccttcgcttcctccaagagatgatcagacatcccaccagatgtccttttcagcacatttacacccaagaatctctcttcaGCACGTCTATCACTCAGTGCATAAGATGATTACACCCGCTCTCCATTGAGCACTGTGACCCACTCATATATTTCCCTGTTTCTAAACTAATTATTCCTAATGATGAATTCTTTTTCAAAACACGTAGTTCTGCACATTCCACCTGCAAGTTAGTACACCGGCAGTAAGGAGTCCACTACATTCTGAACCTTCGTTAATAGACTATAGGATGCACAGTGTTGTCGATGACCTGGCTCCCAGCTCctgagtggagtgcagcctcgaggTAGCCGGGACCCTATACAAGTGATCCTGGAGTTGTGAGTGATAATGAGACGAAGTAAAGATTTTCGTTATCTTGTATCCAGGCGTCGGATCTTGTGAGGTCGTTGGTAGGTTGGTGGTTCTGAGGGAAGTACTATAACTCCCGCCCACTGTTAGAactatcatcattactgccaGTATGTCTCTCAATATTTGGTTTCCTTTTCTATGGGAGTTTTAATAACACTACTGAAGAACATCAATGGTTTTATTGATTTATACACCATTAAATGTCATTGCAAAATTAATCTCTCTACTCGACTTCAGAATATGTGAATATTAGTGAGCATTTTGAATACTAATCTATTTTGATGAGTtgatttgtgtggtgtgtgtttgtgtgtgtgtgtgtgattaaataAGCCATCTACGAACATGTGGTAATATGTATAAAAACTGCTGAGTCGTCGCTTAAGATGACGCCGTCATTTGCCATGGAAGGATTGGTTGGGCATCACATTATTTGAAGATAATGCCCCGACGACGTTGCTCCTCAGCGACGCGGATCTGCTCGATGGCGTGGGCGGGGAGTGGATGGGGCGTGGGGATCAGCGGGGACTGGGGACGGTAGCCGTACTCGTCGGCGACGTAGGAGACCTCAGCGATGGGTCCATTGTCCAATGGGAACCTGATGGAGGAGACGGAGCAAgatacaaaatgaataataaaaaagcGTGATATGGTTAAAGGGAAACTTGGGCATTATCTCGGgcttaaagatatatattttgagtTTATCGTGAATTCACACAGCTGGTAGGAGCAGAGATGGAGCGATGGGGTCAGAGAGGACAAGAACCCAGCAGGGAACGTGATCGTGGAACATTCTGCTTTGCATGAACCAGCCATTATTACACAATCGTCCAATGTTTTTGATTCTCAGGAACATGCAGAGAAAAGGAGAAGTGAGTGTCATCGCTTGTAACTTTTGATGGTCCGTAATAGTGTTGCAGCTGTGATAGTAAACGTACTTGAAGCTGTGGATGCATAACAAACTCGCTTATTGTTTAACAATGACCCAATTGCTTGTTAAGACCTTAAATGATCAGACAACCGTCCCAGCTGAGCATGACCTGAGCGTATGGCATGACTCATTGTAAGCGTTTCACTACACATGTCATCCAGGAGCGTGAGTTATCTGAATGCACGGAAGAAACAAAGGACACCGAGCAGATTATACCGCAAACACATTAAGTTTGACGTAGacaattggaatatatatatatatatatatatatatatatatatatatatatatatatatatatatatatatatatatatatatatatatatatatatatatatatttttttttttttttttttttttttcaaactattcgccatttcccgcattagcgaggtagcgttaagaacagaggactgggcctttttcggaatatcctcacctggccccctctgttccttcttttggaaaattaaaaaaaaaaaaaacgagagggggggatttccagccccccgctccctccccttttagtcgccttctacgacacgcagggaatacgtgggaagtattcttaatcccctatccccagggatatatatatatatatatatatatatatatatatatatatatatatatatatatatatatatatatatatatatcatcacaagACCAGAGGTGCATCTTAAATTTGGAACCTTTCACAGCTGACTACCATGACCTATAACCGAGGTCAGAGATGGTGACAATCCTGATTTCCCTGATGAAATGAAATAGAAGACTTACCGCAATACCAAGTATACTCATTTCTCTTGGAGAGGTCTGACCTACCTGAAGAAGCCCTGGATGTTGCTCTGGCCCTTGGAGCCCGGGGTGCCGACGGCGTTCACGTGGATGCCGTTCTCAGTCTCGAACTCGTAGCGGAAGTTGCCATCGCCACGATCCTCACGTTCGTCCCTCAGGATGGCGATGTGTCGGTAATCTGGCCTGTTATAGTAGCGGGCAAAATTCTGTGGGGCGGCGACGGCGACGGCGGCCAGGCAGGCGAGGACCACCTGTGACAGAAGGAAAATCACTCAGAAAATGAACAGCTGTATGTGCTTGGCTGCTGATGTATGTAGAAGAATCAAATTCACTTCAAAAGACTATGTATATACTTCACATTGTGTGATAGAATGCAGAGACCCAAAGTTCCTCACATTCACATTAGCTTGAGAGACATTGCCCCTTGAGATTACATGTGTTTTAAAAGATTCGTGAACCTTTGAGATTCAATCATTCACTCATTCTTTATATCTTGGGCGACAAAAACGATGAATAAGACGAGAGAGGAAACACAAAGCTTCCCTGAGCTCTTCAGTATCTGCAAAACGTTATAGAGACTCATGGGAATAACCCGAGTCAGTCACTAGACACAGCTATATCGGCAGAACTGCTGCTAGTGGCTCTAGCACCTGCTACTCACGAGCTGCATGTTGGTGGAGTCGAGGTGAGGTGACGATGATGTTCTCCGATTGTCGCAGTCGAGCTTATATACCCAGGCCGAGGCCGAGTTATCATGGCCTTAAGCCATTTTTGCCTCACCTTTGTGCTCGTCGACCCATCCCCTCCTGCCGGAGGTCGCTGGGGTCTCGCCGGATACTCCAGAGCTGTTGTGAACGGGTGGGGCGTCATGATCACTGAAGAGGAGCAGATGAGGCCGACAGGTTCGTGGAGAAGAGCAGACCACACCAAGTTACGATAGAGGCTGCTCAGCGGGTCTTGGTGTACGGGAAGCCGTCCTCTCCAACGACACCTTGAAACTCACAGATCTGTGGGTGGACGGCCGCAGAAAATATGTTCAACCAGATCATCGTTATCATCCTGTGGAAAAAACTGCTGAGTGTAGATGATACATATCTTTCCTCTCAGTCATATTCctaaaaaggaaaaagttgagagttagTGTAAAGCAAAGTAGTTAAGTTTATTAGGGGAGAGAAATAGGTCGGTTAGAGtataaggttgaatggagaaatcctggaagtgtagtgttttagatatctaggaatggacaTGGCTGCGGACGGAACCGTGGGAGCTCAAGTAAGCCATTGGATGGGTGAGAAATATAAAGTCTTAGGCGCGTTGAGGAGTATGTGGAGAGAGGTCAATGTGTGTATGggaggtgcaaagatgggtatgttcgaTGTTATAGTAAGTAGGGGGTTGGGGGCAGATGTGTTAGAAAAGAAATGCTAGAGGACGATAACTGTGGTGCGAAGGGATAATCGAATGAAATACgataagataagagagaggagaatatgctaatatggtttggacatatggagaagatgagtcaAGAGAGGTTGACTAAgcgggtatacatgtcagaaatagaagggacaaggagaaaggggaaaccgATAAGGATGaggtgggatggagtgaaagatgctttgagtccTCAAGGTctgactgaacatgcaggagggtgtgaggtttTTGTGTGTGACAGAGCGatttggagcgttgtggtatataggggtgaTATGCTATCAGTGAAtcaaaccagggcatataaagcggcCAGGGAATTCCACAGAAATGTTTGCATGGTTGAGCTCTTCTTCGGTTCATAAGTATACATGACACTTTATTATACAACCTCAGGATCTCTTCTGGGGTTCCTGCATTATAAGGCAGTGCTGCTTACAGTAGGAGGGAAAGGACGCACTTAATCAGTTTCAAGAGTAAAGGAGCAAttctccttcatctctctctctaaatctaaTTCGTTTCCTACACTCAAATTTGAAAACACTACAAATCAATGACAC from Panulirus ornatus isolate Po-2019 chromosome 58, ASM3632096v1, whole genome shotgun sequence includes these protein-coding regions:
- the LOC139766891 gene encoding cuticle protein AM1199-like isoform X1, with product MQLVVLACLAAVAVAAPQNFARYYNRPDYRHIAILRDEREDRGDGNFRYEFETENGIHVNAVGTPGSKGQSNIQGFFRFPLDNGPIAEVSYVADEYGYRPQSPLIPTPHPLPAHAIEQIRVAEEQRRRGIIFK